From a single Vibrio tubiashii genomic region:
- a CDS encoding substrate-binding domain-containing protein produces MKKLTFTLATASLALVSYSASSADNSHVRLATTTSTYHSGLLDYLLPEFEKDTGYKVDVIAAGTGKSLKMGENGDVDLVMTHAPKAEANFVEKGYGVLPRKLMYNDFVIVGPHADPAKVAKQKDVAEVFKNIANMNATFVSRGDDSGTHKKEIGIWEQTKMEPNFGGYRSVGQGMGPTLNMANEMQGYTMTDRGTWLAYNNKLDLEILFQGDKKLFNPYQVILVNPERYPSINYQGAKEFSDWLVNPRGQKLINDFKLNGKQLFVANANEK; encoded by the coding sequence ATGAAAAAACTCACTTTTACATTAGCAACTGCGTCTTTGGCTCTAGTTAGCTATTCGGCATCCTCGGCTGATAACTCTCACGTGCGTTTGGCAACAACGACAAGCACCTACCATTCAGGTCTACTTGACTACCTACTTCCTGAATTTGAAAAAGACACGGGTTACAAAGTCGATGTGATCGCAGCCGGTACGGGTAAATCGCTTAAAATGGGTGAAAACGGTGATGTCGATTTGGTAATGACTCATGCCCCGAAAGCCGAAGCAAACTTTGTTGAAAAGGGTTATGGCGTTCTACCTCGTAAGCTGATGTACAACGACTTTGTTATTGTCGGCCCTCACGCCGATCCAGCCAAAGTGGCAAAGCAGAAAGATGTCGCTGAAGTGTTTAAAAACATCGCCAATATGAATGCGACGTTTGTCTCTCGCGGTGATGATTCAGGTACTCATAAAAAAGAGATAGGGATCTGGGAACAAACCAAAATGGAGCCAAATTTCGGTGGCTATCGTAGTGTCGGTCAAGGTATGGGGCCAACGCTCAACATGGCGAACGAAATGCAAGGCTATACCATGACTGACCGTGGTACTTGGCTCGCATACAACAACAAACTTGATCTTGAGATTTTGTTCCAAGGTGACAAAAAGCTATTTAACCCATATCAGGTCATCTTGGTTAACCCAGAACGCTACCCAAGCATTAATTACCAAGGTGCAAAAGAGTTTAGTGATTGGCTAGTTAACCCACGTGGGCAAAAACTGATTAACGACTTTAAACTTAATGGCAAACAACTGTTTGTTGCTAACGCAAACGAGAAATAG
- a CDS encoding ABC transporter permease, with protein sequence MSLWQTTLDALTLLVSFDKELWEIVAVSFSVSLSAISIVLFPAIIFSFVLAYTDFKGKWLFLSLINTLQAIPTVVIGLLLYMLLSRAGPLGDWQMLFTQKAMIVGQMLIGFPVLVSMMHGALQSSDRRAVETSITLGASIPRIIATMVWETRFPLLAAAIAAFSRIVTEVGCSTMVGGNIMGITRNIPTAIAMESHKGAFAQGVALGIVLLTLALVLNFMLTSMRGKGYLRT encoded by the coding sequence ATGAGCCTTTGGCAAACAACACTAGATGCGCTCACGTTATTGGTGAGCTTCGATAAAGAGCTTTGGGAGATCGTTGCGGTCTCCTTCAGCGTCTCTTTGTCTGCAATTTCAATTGTACTTTTCCCCGCTATCATTTTCTCATTTGTATTGGCTTATACAGATTTTAAAGGCAAATGGTTGTTCCTATCATTGATTAATACGCTGCAAGCAATTCCGACGGTTGTGATTGGTCTATTGCTCTACATGCTATTGTCACGCGCTGGTCCTTTAGGCGACTGGCAGATGCTGTTTACTCAAAAAGCGATGATTGTCGGTCAAATGCTGATTGGTTTCCCGGTATTAGTGTCAATGATGCACGGCGCATTGCAGTCTAGTGATAGAAGAGCAGTTGAAACCTCGATTACTTTGGGCGCTTCTATACCTCGAATTATTGCCACCATGGTGTGGGAAACACGTTTTCCACTCCTAGCAGCAGCGATAGCGGCGTTTTCTCGCATTGTAACCGAAGTAGGTTGCTCAACCATGGTTGGCGGCAACATTATGGGGATCACTCGTAACATCCCTACAGCGATTGCGATGGAGAGCCACAAAGGGGCGTTTGCTCAAGGGGTTGCTTTGGGCATCGTCTTGCTTACATTGGCACTGGTACTAAACTTCATGCTGACTAGTATGCGCGGCAAAGGTTACTTAAGGACTTAA
- a CDS encoding porin family protein: MKPQLLVTFPLLLLATSSAFAADSVSGPYLGAGLGVAQSADTDNHGDLDPDGLGYNLYGGYYFNRIVGIEGNYSDYGDMKTNGQKSMAPTSASVSANLGYTFDNGIRPFALVGLSYVDLHANDSANMSDDTGTGFHFGLGVEYSPMPNLTLRAVSQADAVSVENSYTIGSSTISTDDSTLTFNSVSIGAAYKF, from the coding sequence ATGAAACCGCAATTACTTGTTACTTTTCCATTACTACTATTAGCGACAAGCAGCGCCTTTGCTGCTGATTCAGTCAGCGGACCATATCTCGGTGCTGGCCTAGGCGTCGCTCAATCTGCAGATACTGACAACCATGGCGACTTAGATCCAGATGGCTTAGGTTACAACCTTTACGGTGGCTACTACTTCAACCGTATCGTCGGTATCGAAGGTAACTACAGCGATTATGGTGATATGAAAACCAACGGTCAAAAGAGTATGGCACCGACTTCAGCCTCTGTTTCAGCAAACCTTGGCTACACTTTTGACAATGGAATTCGTCCGTTTGCTCTTGTTGGCCTAAGTTATGTTGACTTGCACGCGAACGACAGTGCTAACATGTCTGATGATACTGGCACAGGCTTTCACTTTGGCCTCGGTGTCGAGTATTCCCCCATGCCTAACCTGACACTAAGAGCTGTTTCTCAAGCAGATGCGGTGAGTGTTGAAAACTCTTACACCATAGGCTCTAGTACAATCAGTACCGATGACAGCACACTGACATTCAACTCTGTCTCTATCGGCGCGGCCTATAAATTCTAG
- the mobA gene encoding molybdenum cofactor guanylyltransferase MobA: MLQAKETSWVILAGGQASRMGGQDKGLVLLNDKPLIQHVIKRLTPQTERILINANRNHEAYQKFGEVFSDQFQDFPGPMGGIHAGLINAPTDWVGFVPCDSPQINRDLVERFCQSVTESTDILVAHDGDHQQPVFTLYHKRVLPKLTAFLERGDRKIILLYKECNTEYVDFSDSPNCFVNLNTPEELAQFGTIS; encoded by the coding sequence ATGCTTCAAGCAAAAGAAACGAGCTGGGTAATTTTAGCTGGTGGTCAAGCAAGCCGTATGGGAGGGCAAGATAAAGGTCTTGTCTTACTCAATGATAAGCCATTGATCCAACACGTGATCAAAAGACTAACACCTCAAACTGAACGCATCTTGATTAATGCCAATCGCAACCATGAGGCATACCAGAAATTTGGCGAGGTCTTTTCTGACCAATTTCAAGACTTCCCTGGCCCAATGGGCGGTATTCATGCAGGACTCATTAACGCGCCAACCGATTGGGTAGGTTTTGTACCATGCGATAGCCCGCAAATTAACCGTGATTTGGTAGAGCGCTTTTGCCAGTCGGTAACAGAAAGCACCGACATTTTAGTCGCCCATGACGGTGACCATCAACAGCCTGTTTTCACCTTGTACCATAAACGTGTATTACCCAAACTCACCGCTTTTCTTGAGCGCGGAGATCGTAAAATCATTCTCTTGTACAAAGAGTGCAACACTGAATATGTCGATTTCAGCGACTCACCAAACTGCTTTGTAAACTTAAATACCCCAGAAGAACTGGCCCAATTCGGAACCATCAGCTGA
- a CDS encoding bifunctional molybdopterin-guanine dinucleotide biosynthesis adaptor protein MobB/molybdopterin molybdotransferase MoeA — MTLNLPIPILGFAAYSGTGKTTLLEALLPKLTEAGLRIGMLKHAHHNFDVDKEGKDSYRLRKAGASQMLISSRNRFALMTETPEQESEFAYLLSRFDTDKLDVILVEGCKNIAFPKIELHREAVGKPWLCNNDDNIIAIAADSIVEDSDLPQMNINDLDAIARFVTEYVQSQAEPKKNEAACCDTLSPAFLSVEQGREKILSLVNPVPESEKCPITQASGRVLFEDVISPVNVPQYTNSAMDGFAIRGEDADLDSFEVVAEVFAGHAYDHPLEKGQAVKIMTGAPTPLGSDTVIMREQAQHNGDIVTFSSDIKVGQNVRQAGEDLAIGSSVFTTGQRIASPEMGMIASLGMAECSVYRKLKVAIFSTGDEVQAPGSEQKQNSIYDSNRFTIMGMLETLGCEILDFGIIEDDEALMIEALENAASQADVVMTSGGVSVGDADYIKLALEKLGQIDFWRINMRPGRPLAFGQIQNKPFFGLPGNPVAVMVSFINFVEPALRKMQGEQSWQPLKVNAIATESLRSRQGRTEFSRGIYELDHRGQLTVRTTGKQGSGILRSMSEANCLIEISPAIDTVKVGESVTIIPLQGRI, encoded by the coding sequence ATGACTTTAAATCTTCCTATCCCTATTCTAGGTTTTGCCGCGTATTCAGGTACGGGGAAAACAACACTGTTAGAAGCACTTCTGCCAAAGTTAACAGAAGCGGGTCTACGTATCGGTATGCTAAAACACGCACACCATAATTTTGATGTTGATAAAGAAGGCAAAGATAGTTACCGACTAAGAAAAGCTGGCGCTTCGCAAATGTTGATCTCCTCAAGAAACCGTTTCGCGTTAATGACCGAAACGCCTGAGCAGGAATCTGAGTTTGCTTACCTGCTATCACGCTTCGACACGGATAAGCTCGATGTCATTCTCGTTGAAGGCTGTAAAAACATCGCCTTTCCTAAAATTGAACTTCATCGTGAAGCAGTAGGTAAACCTTGGCTATGCAACAATGATGACAACATCATCGCAATTGCAGCAGACTCAATTGTTGAAGATAGCGACCTACCGCAAATGAACATCAACGACTTAGATGCAATCGCGCGATTTGTCACCGAGTATGTACAGAGCCAAGCAGAGCCAAAGAAAAACGAAGCTGCTTGTTGTGATACTCTCTCCCCTGCTTTCCTATCAGTAGAGCAAGGACGTGAAAAGATTCTTTCACTGGTTAACCCTGTACCTGAATCCGAAAAATGCCCTATCACACAAGCATCCGGCCGAGTGTTATTTGAAGATGTCATCTCTCCGGTCAACGTCCCACAATACACGAACTCAGCAATGGATGGCTTTGCAATTCGTGGTGAAGATGCCGATTTAGATAGCTTTGAAGTCGTCGCTGAAGTTTTTGCTGGTCACGCTTACGATCATCCGCTAGAAAAAGGTCAAGCGGTTAAGATCATGACAGGTGCTCCTACCCCTCTAGGTAGTGACACCGTGATTATGCGCGAACAAGCTCAACATAATGGTGACATTGTCACATTCTCTTCAGACATAAAAGTCGGTCAGAATGTACGACAAGCTGGAGAAGACTTAGCAATAGGCTCTTCAGTGTTTACCACCGGTCAGCGAATCGCCTCACCAGAGATGGGAATGATCGCTTCACTGGGAATGGCCGAATGCAGCGTTTATCGCAAACTTAAGGTCGCCATTTTCTCTACTGGTGATGAAGTTCAAGCTCCAGGTAGCGAACAAAAGCAAAACTCCATTTATGATTCGAACCGTTTCACCATCATGGGGATGCTAGAGACCTTAGGCTGTGAGATTCTCGACTTCGGTATTATTGAAGATGACGAGGCCTTGATGATAGAAGCGTTAGAAAATGCAGCATCACAAGCGGATGTCGTCATGACTTCTGGTGGAGTTTCTGTCGGTGACGCCGATTACATTAAACTTGCATTAGAGAAACTTGGTCAAATCGATTTCTGGCGAATCAACATGAGACCAGGTCGTCCGCTCGCCTTTGGTCAAATACAAAACAAGCCGTTTTTCGGTTTACCGGGTAACCCTGTCGCAGTCATGGTTTCGTTCATCAACTTTGTAGAACCTGCTTTAAGAAAAATGCAGGGAGAGCAAAGCTGGCAACCTCTTAAAGTTAACGCGATAGCGACAGAGAGCCTGCGTTCTCGCCAAGGCCGCACCGAGTTCAGCCGTGGCATCTATGAACTCGATCATCGCGGTCAATTGACGGTTCGAACAACTGGCAAACAAGGATCAGGAATTTTACGCTCTATGAGTGAAGCGAACTGCTTGATTGAGATTTCACCAGCGATAGATACAGTTAAAGTTGGTGAAAGCGTGACAATCATCCCGCTTCAAGGCAGAATCTAG
- a CDS encoding DUF2960 domain-containing protein, with product MARTILYTYKDEEKTLTFSYQQHRNIHEAVAEAEGIDISEYLKMEQQIEAISDTKAVRNYRDNHFKKLGFGRITLQQKENLGVGKKNK from the coding sequence ATGGCTCGCACAATCCTCTATACCTACAAAGATGAAGAGAAAACGTTAACCTTCTCATACCAGCAACATCGCAACATTCATGAAGCGGTAGCTGAAGCTGAAGGCATCGATATCTCTGAATACTTGAAAATGGAGCAACAAATCGAAGCGATTTCTGATACTAAAGCAGTACGCAACTACCGTGACAACCACTTTAAGAAGCTTGGCTTTGGGCGTATCACCCTGCAGCAAAAAGAAAACCTAGGGGTTGGAAAAAAGAATAAGTAA
- the nagK gene encoding N-acetylglucosamine kinase, whose protein sequence is MYYGFDVGGTKIEFGAFNEKLERVATERVPTPTDDYALLVETIASLVNKYDQEFGCEGKIGLGLPGMEDADDATVLTVNVPAAKGKPLRADLEAKIGRSVKIENDANCFALSEAWDEELKDEPSVMGLILGTGFGGGLIYDGAVFSGRNHVAGELGHMRLPIDAWFHLGDDAPLLGCGCGKKGCLDSYLSGRGFELIYAHYFGEEKKAIEIIKAYEAGEAKASEHVERFMELLAICFANIFTANDPHVVALGGGLSNFELIYEEMPKRVPKYLLSVAKCPKIIKAKHGDSGGVRGAAFLNIK, encoded by the coding sequence ATGTACTACGGCTTTGACGTTGGTGGCACTAAGATTGAATTTGGTGCATTTAACGAAAAACTAGAGCGAGTTGCGACTGAGCGAGTACCAACGCCAACGGATGACTATGCACTTTTGGTAGAGACCATTGCTAGTCTGGTAAATAAATACGATCAAGAATTTGGTTGCGAAGGCAAGATCGGCCTTGGTCTTCCGGGTATGGAAGATGCCGATGACGCGACAGTTCTTACAGTCAATGTGCCTGCGGCAAAAGGAAAGCCTTTGCGCGCGGATCTTGAAGCTAAGATTGGCCGTAGCGTTAAAATTGAGAACGATGCGAACTGTTTTGCGCTTTCAGAAGCATGGGACGAAGAATTAAAAGATGAGCCGTCAGTGATGGGCTTGATTCTTGGTACCGGCTTTGGCGGCGGCTTGATTTATGATGGCGCGGTATTCTCTGGCCGAAATCACGTTGCGGGTGAGCTAGGTCATATGCGCTTGCCAATTGATGCTTGGTTCCACCTTGGTGACGATGCACCGCTACTAGGATGTGGCTGTGGTAAAAAAGGCTGCTTAGACAGTTATCTGTCAGGCCGTGGGTTTGAACTGATCTACGCACACTACTTCGGTGAAGAAAAGAAAGCTATTGAAATCATTAAAGCTTATGAAGCGGGAGAGGCGAAAGCTTCTGAGCATGTAGAACGCTTTATGGAGCTGCTTGCAATCTGTTTTGCCAACATCTTCACAGCAAATGATCCTCACGTTGTTGCACTCGGTGGCGGTCTTTCTAACTTCGAACTGATCTACGAAGAAATGCCAAAGCGCGTACCTAAGTACCTTCTTTCTGTAGCGAAGTGTCCTAAAATCATCAAAGCGAAGCACGGTGATTCAGGCGGCGTACGTGGCGCAGCATTCCTTAACATTAAGTAA
- a CDS encoding tRNA-uridine aminocarboxypropyltransferase has protein sequence MRIHAFHHLYQQRLDRSTKPFVARGSKVVRCKYCQVAEKDCLCAHQPDIESGVAAMLLLSENEVFKPSNTGRLILDVVKDGYAYQWSRTEPSSEMLALLNNPKYQPIVVFPDEYVNEPARLIKQEESKFCEGKTPLLIFLDGSWREARRIFNKSPYLDALPVISINPDTVSQYMMRRSDNEQHLATAEVASLVFEQFGEEKLALTLSSWFAVFRESYMNSKTRNRPDEAKPALNRFIEEMRNEKPI, from the coding sequence ATGAGAATCCATGCCTTTCATCACCTGTATCAACAACGTTTAGACCGTTCAACCAAGCCTTTTGTTGCGCGGGGGAGTAAAGTTGTTCGGTGCAAGTACTGTCAAGTTGCGGAAAAGGACTGTTTGTGTGCCCATCAACCTGATATAGAGAGTGGCGTTGCGGCTATGTTGCTACTGTCAGAAAATGAAGTGTTTAAGCCGAGCAATACAGGTCGCTTGATCCTAGATGTGGTCAAAGACGGCTATGCTTATCAATGGAGCCGCACTGAGCCTTCGTCAGAGATGCTTGCGCTACTCAATAACCCTAAGTATCAACCTATTGTCGTCTTCCCTGACGAATATGTTAACGAGCCAGCCCGATTGATCAAACAGGAAGAATCAAAGTTTTGTGAGGGCAAAACGCCCCTCTTGATCTTTTTGGATGGCAGTTGGCGAGAGGCGAGACGAATCTTCAACAAGTCACCGTATTTAGATGCGTTACCCGTTATTTCGATTAATCCGGACACAGTATCGCAATACATGATGCGCCGTTCAGACAACGAGCAACATCTTGCTACCGCTGAGGTCGCCAGTTTGGTGTTTGAACAGTTTGGTGAAGAAAAACTGGCTCTAACTTTGTCGAGTTGGTTTGCCGTATTTCGTGAAAGCTATATGAACAGTAAGACGAGAAACAGGCCAGATGAAGCAAAACCTGCTTTGAATCGTTTCATTGAAGAGATGAGAAACGAGAAACCCATCTAA
- a CDS encoding sterol desaturase family protein, producing the protein MQNPEMIRLSFFLSVLVLCGLWEWLTPRKQLTQNKLYRWLNNLGLIAFNSVCLSLLMPILAFESAIYAADNSWGLLNQFQLPLYFEIIISVVLLDLAIYLQHLVFHRVPILWRLHRMHHADQDIDVTTGTRFHPIEIILSMWIKIGLVLSLGISPIAVIVFEIILNASAMFNHSNAYLPLKLDKLLRRVIVTPDMHRVHHSVIEKETHSNFGFFLSVWDQGFGTYREQPALGHESVKIGIPLFQSKQEQRLDKMLTQPFRQE; encoded by the coding sequence ATGCAAAATCCTGAAATGATTCGCTTGAGCTTTTTTCTTTCCGTATTGGTTCTGTGCGGGTTATGGGAGTGGTTAACGCCACGCAAACAACTGACCCAAAATAAGCTCTACCGGTGGTTGAATAACCTAGGGTTAATCGCATTTAACTCAGTTTGCTTGAGCCTACTCATGCCTATTCTGGCGTTTGAATCGGCTATATACGCTGCAGACAACAGCTGGGGACTACTTAATCAATTCCAGTTGCCGTTGTACTTTGAGATCATCATCTCAGTGGTTCTGCTTGACCTAGCAATTTACTTGCAGCACTTGGTATTTCATCGCGTCCCTATTTTGTGGCGTCTGCATCGAATGCATCATGCTGACCAAGATATTGATGTCACAACAGGTACGCGGTTCCACCCTATCGAAATCATCTTATCGATGTGGATTAAGATTGGTCTAGTGTTGTCGCTCGGCATCTCCCCTATTGCTGTTATCGTGTTTGAAATCATTCTTAATGCCAGTGCGATGTTCAATCACAGCAATGCCTATCTGCCACTAAAGCTAGATAAACTATTGAGGAGAGTAATCGTCACCCCAGACATGCACCGTGTTCATCACTCAGTGATTGAAAAAGAGACCCATTCCAACTTTGGTTTCTTCTTATCAGTATGGGATCAAGGATTCGGAACTTACCGTGAGCAACCCGCTCTTGGGCATGAGTCAGTCAAGATTGGTATTCCACTGTTTCAATCCAAACAGGAGCAAAGACTCGATAAGATGCTAACTCAACCATTTAGGCAAGAATAG